Proteins encoded by one window of Enterobacter hormaechei subsp. xiangfangensis:
- the nadE gene encoding ammonia-dependent NAD(+) synthetase, translated as MALQQEIIQALGAKPAIDANEEIRRSVDFLKAYLSAHPFLKTLVLGISGGQDSTLAGKLSQMAISELRDETGDTALQFIAVRLPYGVQADEQDCQDAIAFIQPDRVLTVNIKGSVLASEQALREAGIELSDFVRGNEKARERMKAQYSIAGMTKGVVVGTDHAAEAITGFFTKYGDGGTDINPLFRLNKRQGKQLLAALGCPEHLYKKAPTADLEDDRPSLPDEAALGVTYDNIDDYLEGKTLDEGTAKIIEGWYLKTEHKRRPPITVFDDFWKK; from the coding sequence ATGGCTCTGCAACAAGAAATTATTCAGGCGCTGGGCGCGAAACCTGCGATTGATGCCAATGAAGAGATCCGTCGTAGCGTTGATTTTTTGAAAGCTTACCTGTCTGCACACCCTTTCCTGAAGACGCTGGTGCTGGGTATCAGCGGCGGTCAGGATTCCACTCTGGCCGGCAAGCTGAGCCAGATGGCCATCTCCGAGCTGCGTGACGAGACCGGTGACACCGCGCTGCAATTTATTGCCGTACGTCTGCCGTATGGCGTGCAGGCTGACGAGCAGGACTGTCAGGATGCGATCGCGTTTATTCAGCCGGACCGTGTTCTTACCGTAAACATCAAAGGTTCGGTACTGGCAAGCGAGCAGGCCTTGCGTGAAGCCGGTATTGAACTGAGCGATTTTGTTCGCGGCAACGAGAAAGCCCGTGAGCGCATGAAAGCGCAGTACAGTATCGCAGGGATGACCAAAGGGGTCGTCGTCGGCACCGACCACGCCGCGGAAGCCATCACCGGCTTCTTCACCAAATACGGCGATGGCGGCACGGATATCAACCCCCTCTTCCGCCTGAACAAGCGTCAGGGCAAGCAGCTGCTGGCGGCGCTGGGCTGCCCGGAGCACCTGTATAAGAAGGCGCCAACGGCGGACCTGGAGGACGATCGCCCTTCCCTGCCGGATGAAGCCGCGCTGGGCGTCACATATGACAACATTGATGATTATCTGGAAGGCAAAACGCTCGACGAAGGTACCGCCAAAATTATCGAAGGCTGGTATCTGAAAACCGAGCACAAGCGCCGTCCGCCGATTACGGTGTTTGATGATTTCTGGAAAAAGTAA
- the chbG gene encoding chitin disaccharide deacetylase, with amino-acid sequence MENLLIVNADDFGLSKGQNYGIIEACRRGVVTSTTALINGEAVEHAAQLSRELPELGVGMHFVLTLGLPLSPMPGLTREGQLGKWIWEMAEQDALPLDEIARELECQFNRFVDVFGREPTHIDSHHHVHMIPAIFPLVAEFAQRKGVAMRVDREVRGLPDVAVTSTEGFSSAFYGDEIDEALFLKVLDDSAAKGERSLEVMAHPAFVDEIVRKSAYCWPRLAELDVLTSASLKYAIAERGYRLGTFRDL; translated from the coding sequence ATGGAAAACCTGCTGATCGTCAATGCCGATGATTTTGGCCTGTCAAAAGGGCAGAACTACGGCATTATTGAAGCCTGTCGCCGGGGCGTCGTGACCTCTACAACAGCGCTCATCAACGGTGAGGCGGTGGAACATGCGGCGCAGTTAAGCCGTGAGCTGCCCGAGCTGGGCGTGGGCATGCACTTTGTGCTGACGCTTGGGTTGCCCCTTTCACCGATGCCGGGTCTGACGCGCGAGGGACAACTGGGGAAATGGATTTGGGAAATGGCGGAGCAGGACGCTCTGCCGCTCGATGAGATTGCCCGCGAGCTGGAGTGCCAGTTTAACCGCTTTGTGGATGTGTTTGGCCGCGAACCTACCCATATTGACAGCCATCATCATGTGCATATGATCCCGGCGATTTTCCCGCTTGTGGCAGAGTTTGCGCAACGTAAAGGCGTGGCGATGCGCGTGGATCGTGAGGTGCGCGGGTTGCCGGACGTCGCGGTGACGTCAACGGAGGGGTTCAGCAGCGCATTTTATGGCGACGAGATCGACGAAGCGCTGTTCCTGAAGGTGCTGGATGACTCCGCCGCAAAAGGGGAGCGCTCGCTTGAGGTAATGGCGCACCCGGCGTTTGTCGATGAGATAGTACGTAAGAGCGCCTACTGCTGGCCGCGTCTGGCAGAACTGGATGTGCTGACATCGGCGTCGTTAAAGTATGCGATTGCCGAGCGTGGGTATCGTCTGGGGACGTTCAGGGATCTTTGA
- the cedA gene encoding cell division activator CedA, translating into MNPSLMKPLRQQNRQVISYVPRVEPAPPDHALKVDGFRDVWMLRGKYVSFVLIGEHFRRSPAFTVPESAQRWAMQTRQDEEVEE; encoded by the coding sequence GTGAACCCGTCGCTTATGAAACCTCTTCGTCAACAAAACCGCCAGGTTATTAGCTATGTGCCCCGCGTTGAACCCGCGCCGCCTGACCATGCCCTGAAAGTGGATGGTTTTCGCGATGTCTGGATGTTACGGGGTAAATACGTTTCCTTCGTGCTGATTGGCGAGCACTTCCGTCGCTCCCCTGCGTTTACTGTGCCAGAATCGGCGCAGCGATGGGCTATGCAGACCCGCCAGGATGAAGAGGTTGAAGAATAA
- the osmE gene encoding osmotically-inducible lipoprotein OsmE codes for MNKNVAGILSAAAVLTMLAGCTAYDRTKDQFTQPVVKDVKKGMTRSQVAAIAGKPSSEVTMIHARGTCQTYILGQRDGKAETYFVALDDTGHVINSGYQTCAEYDTDPQAPKAQ; via the coding sequence ATGAACAAGAACGTAGCAGGAATTTTAAGCGCAGCGGCGGTACTGACTATGCTGGCAGGGTGTACAGCTTACGATCGCACCAAAGATCAGTTCACACAGCCAGTGGTAAAAGACGTCAAAAAAGGCATGACGCGTTCCCAGGTTGCAGCCATTGCCGGTAAACCTTCTTCAGAAGTTACTATGATCCACGCGCGTGGTACCTGCCAGACCTATATTCTGGGTCAACGTGATGGTAAGGCAGAGACCTACTTTGTCGCCCTGGATGATACGGGTCACGTGATCAATTCTGGTTACCAGACCTGTGCCGAATACGACACCGACCCACAGGCACCTAAGGCACAGTAA
- the chbA gene encoding PTS N,N'-diacetylchitobiose transporter subunit IIA produces MLDLESIVAEETAENDLEEVVMGLIINSGQARSLAYAALKQAKQGDFVAAKTMMEQSRTALNEAHLVQTKLIESDQGEGKMKVSLVLVHAQDHLMTSMLARELVAELIELHEKMQ; encoded by the coding sequence ATGTTAGATTTAGAGAGTATCGTTGCCGAAGAAACCGCAGAGAACGATCTGGAAGAGGTGGTGATGGGCCTCATCATCAACTCCGGGCAGGCACGCAGCCTGGCGTATGCGGCGCTTAAGCAGGCTAAGCAGGGCGACTTCGTTGCCGCGAAAACCATGATGGAGCAGTCCCGTACGGCGTTAAACGAAGCGCATCTGGTGCAGACGAAGCTTATCGAAAGCGACCAGGGCGAGGGGAAGATGAAAGTGAGTCTGGTGCTGGTACATGCGCAGGATCATCTGATGACCTCCATGCTGGCACGCGAGCTGGTAGCGGAGCTCATCGAGCTTCACGAGAAGATGCAATAA
- the chbR gene encoding transcriptional regulator ChbR yields the protein MEIKTAHEQQLFNGKNFHVVIYNKTESASGLHQHDYYEFTIVLTGRYYQEINGKRVLLERGDFVFLPMGSYHQSFYEFGATRILNVGVSRRFFEKHYLPLVPFCFVASQVYRVKNEFMTWIETVIASLNFRDNEFDEFIETVTFYVMNRLRHHREEQQVVDDIPQWLRSTVELMHDKGQFSDNALENMVALSGKSQEYLTRATQRYYRKTPVQIINEIRINFAKKQLEITNYSVTDIAYESGYSSPSLFIKTFKKLTSFTPNSYRKNLTVIN from the coding sequence ATGGAAATCAAAACCGCACATGAGCAGCAGCTGTTTAATGGCAAGAATTTTCACGTGGTGATTTACAACAAAACGGAGAGCGCCAGCGGTCTGCACCAGCATGACTACTACGAGTTCACGATTGTTCTGACCGGCCGCTACTATCAGGAGATCAACGGTAAGCGCGTCCTGCTTGAGCGTGGCGATTTCGTCTTCCTGCCGATGGGATCTTATCACCAGAGCTTTTATGAGTTTGGTGCGACGCGCATTCTGAACGTAGGCGTGAGCAGGCGTTTCTTCGAGAAGCATTATCTGCCGCTGGTGCCGTTCTGCTTTGTGGCGTCACAGGTGTATCGCGTTAAAAATGAGTTTATGACCTGGATTGAAACGGTTATCGCCTCGCTGAATTTCCGCGACAATGAATTTGATGAATTTATTGAAACCGTGACGTTCTACGTCATGAATCGCCTCCGCCATCACCGTGAAGAACAGCAGGTGGTGGATGATATTCCTCAGTGGCTGCGTAGTACCGTGGAGCTGATGCACGACAAAGGACAGTTCAGCGATAACGCCCTGGAGAATATGGTGGCGCTGTCGGGTAAATCGCAGGAATATTTGACGCGCGCCACGCAGCGTTATTACCGTAAAACGCCTGTGCAAATTATTAATGAAATCCGCATTAACTTTGCCAAAAAACAGCTGGAAATTACTAATTACTCTGTCACCGATATCGCTTACGAATCGGGTTACAGCAGTCCCAGTCTGTTTATTAAAACCTTTAAAAAATTGACTTCATTCACACCGAACAGTTACCGCAAAAATTTAACGGTAATTAATTAA
- the chbC gene encoding PTS N,N'-diacetylchitobiose transporter subunit IIC: MSKVIASLEKVLLPFAVKIGKQPHVNAIKNGFIKLMPLTLAGAMFVLINNVFLSFGEGSFFYSLGIRLDASTIETLNGLKAIGGNVYNGTLGIMSLMAPFFIGMALAEERKVDPLAAGLLSIAAFMTVTPYSVGDAYAVGANWLGGANIISGIIIGLVVAEMFTFIIRRNWVIRLPDSVPASVSRSFSALIPGFIILSIMGIIAWALSHWGTNFHQIIMDSISTPLASMGSVVGWAYVIFTSLLWFFGVHGSLALAALDSGIMTPWALENVALYQQYGSVDAALAAGKTFHVWAKPMLDSYIFLGGTGATLGLIIAVFIVSRRADHRQVAKLALPSGIFQINEPILFGLPIIMNPVMFIPFILVQPLLAAITLTAYYLGIIPPVTNIAPWTMPAGLGAFFNTNGSVAAFLLAIFNLGIATLLYMPFVAIANKAATVIDEEESEEDIALALKF, translated from the coding sequence ATGAGTAAAGTCATCGCTTCACTTGAAAAGGTACTCCTTCCTTTTGCTGTTAAAATAGGAAAGCAGCCTCACGTTAATGCCATTAAGAACGGCTTTATTAAATTAATGCCGTTGACATTAGCCGGGGCAATGTTCGTTTTAATTAACAACGTTTTTCTGAGCTTTGGAGAAGGTTCCTTTTTTTATTCATTAGGAATTAGGTTAGATGCTTCAACTATTGAAACCCTTAATGGTTTAAAAGCCATTGGCGGCAACGTATACAACGGTACGTTGGGTATTATGTCGCTAATGGCGCCTTTCTTTATTGGAATGGCGCTGGCGGAAGAGCGTAAAGTGGATCCGCTGGCGGCAGGCTTACTGTCCATTGCCGCGTTCATGACCGTCACACCGTACAGCGTGGGCGACGCTTATGCCGTTGGCGCCAACTGGCTGGGTGGGGCAAACATCATTTCCGGTATTATTATCGGGCTGGTGGTGGCCGAAATGTTCACCTTCATTATTCGCCGTAACTGGGTTATCCGCTTGCCGGATAGCGTTCCGGCCTCTGTTTCTCGTTCATTTTCCGCGTTGATTCCGGGCTTCATTATTCTCTCCATCATGGGGATTATTGCCTGGGCGCTCTCTCACTGGGGAACTAACTTCCACCAGATCATTATGGACTCTATCTCAACGCCGCTGGCGTCGATGGGTAGCGTGGTCGGTTGGGCGTATGTCATCTTTACCTCCCTGCTGTGGTTCTTCGGCGTGCATGGTTCACTGGCACTGGCGGCGCTGGACAGCGGTATTATGACCCCATGGGCACTGGAAAACGTCGCGCTTTACCAGCAGTACGGCTCCGTCGATGCGGCGCTGGCGGCCGGTAAAACCTTCCATGTGTGGGCGAAGCCGATGCTTGACTCCTATATCTTCCTGGGCGGTACCGGGGCGACGTTGGGTCTGATCATCGCGGTCTTTATTGTCTCTCGCCGCGCTGACCATCGTCAGGTTGCGAAGCTGGCCCTGCCGTCAGGCATCTTCCAGATTAACGAGCCGATCCTGTTTGGTCTGCCAATTATCATGAACCCGGTGATGTTCATTCCCTTCATCCTGGTTCAGCCGCTGCTGGCCGCGATTACGCTGACGGCGTACTACCTGGGCATTATCCCGCCGGTGACCAACATTGCGCCGTGGACGATGCCGGCTGGTCTGGGCGCGTTCTTCAACACCAATGGTAGCGTGGCCGCCTTCCTGCTGGCGATATTCAACCTCGGGATTGCAACCCTGCTCTACATGCCGTTCGTGGCGATTGCGAACAAGGCCGCAACGGTTATCGATGAAGAAGAGAGCGAAGAGGATATCGCCCTCGCACTGAAATTCTAA
- the katE gene encoding catalase HPII: MSNNDKPHQSPIHGTEESQPGMDSLAPADGSHKPSPGLSAPGEQPTAPGSMKSPDADNEKLKSLDPHRKGGEGYALTTNQGVRIADDQNSLRAGTRGPTLLEDFILREKITHFDHERIPERIVHARGSAAHGYFQPYKSLKEITKADFLSDPNKITPVFVRFSTVQGGAGSADTVRDIRGFATKFYTEEGIFDLVGNNTPVFFIQDAHKFPDFVHAVKPEPHWAIPQGQSAHDTFWDYVSLQPETLHNVMWAMSDRGIPRSYRTMEGFGIHTFRLINAEGKATFVRFHWKPVAGKASLVWDEAQKLTGRDPDFHRRELWESIEAGDFPEYELGLQLIPEEDEFKFDFDLLDPTKLIPEELVPVQLVGKMVLNRNPDNFFAENEQAAFHPGHIVPGLDFTNDPLLQGRLFSYTDTQISRLGGPNFHEIPINRPTCPYHNFQRDGMHRQDIDTNPANYEPNSINDNWPRETPPGPKRGGFESYQERVDGTKIRERSPSFGEYYAQPRLFWNSQTPIEQQHIIGGFSFELSKVVRTYIRERVVDHLAHIDIQLAQGVANNLGITLTDEQCHAAPPKDVNGLKKDPSLSLYAVPGGSIKGRVVAILLNDKPRASDVLGIMRALKTQGVHAKLLYSRMGEVTADDSSVLPIAATFAGAPSLTVDAVIMPCGDVESLLGNGDAAYYLLEAYKHLKPIALAGDARKFKTLLKVPDQGEEGIVEGDNVDDAFMTRLFDLLAAHRVWSRSSKIDQIPA, translated from the coding sequence ATGTCGAACAATGATAAACCCCATCAATCCCCTATTCATGGCACCGAAGAATCTCAACCGGGAATGGACTCACTCGCCCCTGCGGATGGCTCTCATAAACCGTCGCCGGGCCTCTCCGCGCCGGGCGAGCAACCTACTGCACCGGGAAGCATGAAGTCACCCGATGCGGACAACGAAAAGTTAAAATCTCTCGACCCGCACCGCAAAGGGGGTGAAGGCTATGCGCTGACCACCAATCAGGGCGTGCGCATCGCCGATGATCAGAACTCCTTGCGCGCCGGAACGCGCGGCCCGACGCTGCTGGAAGATTTCATCCTGCGGGAAAAAATCACCCATTTCGACCATGAGCGTATTCCTGAACGTATCGTTCACGCTCGCGGCTCTGCGGCGCACGGCTATTTCCAGCCGTACAAGAGCCTGAAGGAGATCACGAAGGCGGATTTCCTTTCCGATCCGAACAAAATTACACCGGTATTTGTGCGCTTCTCTACCGTACAGGGCGGCGCGGGTTCGGCCGACACGGTGCGTGATATCCGCGGCTTCGCCACCAAATTCTATACCGAAGAGGGCATTTTCGACCTCGTCGGGAATAACACCCCGGTTTTCTTCATTCAGGATGCGCATAAATTCCCTGACTTTGTCCATGCGGTAAAACCAGAGCCACACTGGGCCATACCGCAGGGACAAAGTGCGCATGACACCTTCTGGGACTACGTCTCCCTGCAACCGGAAACCCTTCACAACGTGATGTGGGCGATGTCTGACCGGGGGATCCCACGCAGCTATCGCACCATGGAAGGCTTTGGTATTCATACCTTCCGTCTGATTAACGCTGAAGGTAAAGCGACGTTTGTGCGTTTCCACTGGAAACCGGTCGCGGGGAAAGCGTCCCTGGTGTGGGATGAAGCACAGAAGCTGACCGGGCGCGATCCGGACTTCCACCGTCGCGAACTGTGGGAATCCATTGAAGCCGGTGATTTCCCGGAATACGAGCTGGGGTTACAGCTGATCCCGGAAGAGGACGAGTTCAAATTCGACTTCGACCTGCTCGACCCGACCAAGCTTATTCCCGAAGAGCTGGTGCCGGTTCAGCTGGTGGGCAAAATGGTGCTTAATCGTAACCCGGATAACTTCTTCGCGGAGAATGAGCAGGCTGCGTTCCACCCGGGCCATATTGTGCCGGGGCTGGATTTCACCAACGATCCGCTGCTCCAGGGCCGTCTGTTCTCTTATACCGATACGCAGATCAGCCGTCTCGGCGGACCGAACTTCCACGAAATTCCTATCAACCGTCCGACCTGCCCGTACCATAATTTCCAGCGTGACGGGATGCATCGCCAGGATATCGATACCAACCCGGCGAACTACGAGCCAAACTCCATTAACGATAACTGGCCGCGTGAAACCCCGCCGGGGCCAAAACGTGGCGGATTCGAGTCGTATCAGGAGCGCGTGGACGGAACAAAAATTCGCGAGCGCAGCCCGTCATTCGGCGAATATTACGCTCAGCCTCGCCTGTTCTGGAACAGCCAGACCCCGATTGAACAGCAGCACATTATCGGCGGTTTCAGCTTTGAGCTGAGCAAAGTGGTGCGTACCTACATTCGCGAGCGCGTGGTCGACCATCTGGCGCATATTGATATCCAGCTTGCTCAGGGCGTGGCGAATAATCTCGGCATCACGCTCACCGATGAGCAATGCCATGCCGCACCGCCAAAAGACGTGAACGGGCTGAAGAAGGATCCGTCCCTGAGCCTGTACGCGGTACCTGGCGGGTCAATTAAAGGCCGCGTAGTCGCTATTCTGCTGAACGATAAACCGCGCGCCAGCGACGTACTGGGGATCATGCGGGCGCTCAAAACCCAGGGCGTACATGCCAAACTGCTCTACTCTCGCATGGGTGAAGTGACGGCCGATGATAGCTCCGTCCTGCCGATTGCCGCGACCTTCGCCGGAGCACCGTCGCTGACGGTTGATGCGGTGATTATGCCGTGCGGCGACGTTGAGAGCCTGCTCGGTAACGGTGATGCCGCCTATTATCTGCTGGAAGCCTATAAGCACCTGAAGCCAATCGCTCTGGCAGGCGATGCGCGGAAGTTTAAAACTCTGCTGAAGGTACCGGATCAAGGGGAAGAAGGCATTGTCGAAGGTGATAACGTCGATGATGCGTTTATGACCCGGTTGTTTGACCTGCTCGCCGCGCACCGCGTGTGGTCGCGCAGCAGTAAGATTGACCAGATACCGGCGTAA
- the chbB gene encoding PTS N,N'-diacetylchitobiose transporter subunit IIB translates to MEKKHIYLFCSAGMSTSLLVSKMRAQAEKYEVPVVIEAFPETLAGEKGQTADVILLGPQIAYMLPEIQRLLPNKPVEVIDSVLYGKIDGLGVLKAAVAAIKKAAN, encoded by the coding sequence ATGGAAAAGAAACATATCTATCTATTTTGCTCTGCGGGCATGTCCACTTCGCTGCTGGTTTCTAAAATGCGCGCGCAGGCCGAAAAATATGAAGTCCCTGTGGTGATTGAGGCGTTTCCGGAAACGCTGGCGGGCGAGAAGGGCCAGACAGCAGACGTTATTTTACTCGGGCCGCAAATTGCTTATATGCTGCCAGAAATTCAACGTCTGCTACCCAATAAGCCGGTCGAAGTGATCGATTCCGTTTTATACGGCAAGATTGATGGTTTAGGTGTATTAAAAGCTGCCGTTGCGGCGATTAAAAAAGCTGCTAATTAA
- a CDS encoding 6-phospho-beta-glucosidase: MQQKLKVVTIGGGSSYTPELLEGFLKRYHELPVSELWLVDVEEGQEKLNIIFELCKRMVEKAGVPLTVHKTLDRRLALKDADFVTTQLRVGQLKARELDERIPLSHGYLGQETNGAGGLFKGLRTIPVIFDIIKDVEEICPNAWVINFTNPAGMVTEAVYRHTGFKRFIGVCNIPIGMKMFIRDVLELTEHDDLSIDLFGLNHMVFIKDVIVNGQSRFAELLDGVASGRLTAASVKNIFDLPFSEGLIRSLNLLPCSYLLYYFKQKEMLAIEMGEYYKGGARAQVVQKVEKQLFDLYKDPNLNVKPKELEQRGGAYYSDAACEVINAIYNDKQAEHYVNVPHHGHIDNIPADWAVEMTCILGREGAKPHPRITHFDDKVMGLIHTIKGFEVAASNAALSGELNDVLLALNLSPLVHSDRDAEKLASEMILAHEKWLPNFAATVEKLKLTHR, from the coding sequence ATGCAACAGAAATTAAAAGTCGTAACCATTGGTGGCGGCAGCAGCTATACTCCGGAATTACTTGAAGGTTTCCTGAAACGGTATCATGAATTACCGGTCAGCGAATTATGGCTGGTGGATGTTGAAGAAGGTCAGGAGAAGCTGAATATTATTTTTGAACTGTGCAAACGCATGGTTGAAAAAGCGGGCGTGCCCTTAACCGTGCATAAAACGCTGGATCGTCGCCTGGCACTGAAAGATGCTGACTTCGTGACCACGCAGCTGCGCGTCGGCCAGCTGAAGGCGCGTGAGCTGGACGAGCGCATTCCGCTGAGCCACGGTTATCTGGGCCAGGAAACCAACGGGGCAGGTGGCCTGTTTAAAGGCCTGCGTACTATTCCGGTCATTTTTGACATCATTAAAGACGTGGAGGAGATCTGCCCGAACGCCTGGGTGATCAACTTTACCAACCCGGCCGGGATGGTCACCGAGGCAGTCTATCGCCATACCGGTTTCAAACGCTTTATCGGCGTCTGCAATATTCCGATTGGCATGAAGATGTTCATCCGCGATGTACTGGAACTGACCGAGCACGATGATCTGTCCATTGACCTGTTCGGCCTGAATCACATGGTCTTTATCAAAGATGTGATTGTGAACGGGCAATCGCGCTTTGCGGAACTGCTCGACGGCGTCGCCTCTGGTCGCCTGACTGCGGCCTCGGTGAAAAACATCTTCGATCTGCCGTTCAGCGAAGGGCTGATCCGCTCCCTGAATCTGCTGCCGTGCTCGTATCTGCTTTACTACTTCAAGCAGAAAGAGATGCTGGCCATTGAAATGGGCGAATACTACAAAGGTGGCGCACGCGCTCAGGTTGTGCAGAAAGTAGAGAAGCAGCTGTTTGATTTGTATAAAGATCCGAACCTGAACGTCAAACCGAAAGAGCTGGAGCAGCGCGGCGGGGCATACTATTCGGATGCGGCGTGTGAAGTGATTAACGCCATTTACAATGACAAGCAGGCCGAGCACTATGTGAACGTTCCCCATCACGGGCACATCGACAATATCCCGGCAGACTGGGCCGTTGAGATGACCTGCATCCTTGGACGCGAGGGTGCAAAACCGCATCCCCGCATTACCCACTTCGACGATAAGGTGATGGGGCTGATTCACACCATCAAAGGCTTTGAAGTGGCGGCGAGCAATGCTGCCCTGAGCGGCGAACTGAATGACGTGCTGCTGGCGCTGAATCTCAGCCCGCTGGTGCATTCTGACCGTGACGCTGAAAAACTCGCGAGTGAGATGATCCTGGCGCATGAAAAATGGCTACCAAACTTTGCTGCAACGGTTGAGAAACTGAAACTCACACACCGTTAA
- the tcyP gene encoding cystine/sulfocysteine:cation symporter produces MNFPLIANIVVFVVLLLLLAQARHKQWSLAKKVLVGLVMGVVFGLALHAIYGSDSPVLKDSIQWFNIVGNGYVQLLQMIVMPLVFASILSAVARLHNASQLGKISFLTIGTLLFTTLIAALVGVLVTNLFGLTAEGLVQGSAETARLTAIETNYVGKVADLTVPQMVLSFIPKNPFADLTGASPTSIISVVIFAAFLGVAALKLLKDDAPKGERVLTAIDTLQSWVMKLVRLVMQLTPYGVLALMTKVVAGSNLQDIIKLGSFVIASYLGLGIMFVVHGILLAVNGVGPLKYFRKVWPVLTFAFTSRSSAASIPLNVEAQTRRLGVPESIASFSASFGATIGQNGCAGLYPAMLAVMVAPTVGINPLDPVWIATLVGIVTISSAGVAGVGGGATFAALIVLPALGLPVTLVALLISVEPLIDMGRTALNVSGSMTAGTLTSQWLKQTDKTILDSEDDAELAHR; encoded by the coding sequence ATGAATTTTCCACTCATCGCGAACATTGTTGTGTTCGTCGTATTGCTATTGCTTCTCGCCCAGGCTCGCCACAAACAGTGGAGCCTGGCGAAAAAGGTACTGGTCGGTCTGGTCATGGGCGTGGTGTTTGGCCTGGCCTTACACGCTATTTACGGCTCCGACAGCCCGGTACTGAAAGACTCCATTCAGTGGTTCAACATTGTCGGTAACGGCTATGTACAGCTGCTGCAAATGATCGTTATGCCGCTGGTATTCGCCTCTATTCTGAGCGCCGTAGCCCGCCTGCACAATGCCTCTCAACTGGGTAAAATCAGCTTCCTGACCATTGGTACCCTGCTCTTCACCACGCTGATTGCGGCGCTGGTGGGTGTGCTGGTAACCAATCTGTTTGGCCTGACTGCTGAAGGTCTGGTGCAGGGTAGCGCTGAAACCGCGCGTCTGACGGCGATTGAGACCAACTACGTGGGTAAAGTGGCCGATCTGACCGTTCCGCAGATGGTGCTCTCCTTCATTCCGAAGAACCCGTTTGCTGACCTGACCGGCGCAAGCCCAACCTCCATTATCAGCGTGGTGATCTTCGCGGCATTCCTGGGCGTGGCTGCGCTGAAGCTGCTGAAGGACGATGCGCCGAAAGGCGAGCGCGTTCTGACAGCCATCGATACCCTGCAAAGCTGGGTGATGAAGCTGGTGCGTCTGGTCATGCAGCTGACGCCGTACGGTGTCCTGGCGCTGATGACCAAAGTCGTTGCAGGTTCTAACCTGCAAGACATCATTAAGCTTGGCAGCTTTGTGATTGCCTCGTACCTCGGTCTGGGCATCATGTTTGTTGTGCACGGCATTCTGCTGGCGGTGAACGGCGTTGGCCCGCTGAAATACTTCCGTAAAGTCTGGCCGGTGCTGACCTTCGCTTTTACCAGCCGTTCCAGCGCGGCATCTATCCCGCTGAACGTCGAAGCACAGACCCGTCGTCTGGGCGTACCGGAGTCTATCGCCAGCTTCTCGGCCTCCTTTGGCGCCACCATCGGGCAGAACGGCTGTGCGGGTCTCTACCCGGCGATGCTGGCCGTAATGGTTGCCCCAACAGTGGGGATTAATCCGCTGGATCCGGTCTGGATTGCGACGCTGGTCGGTATCGTGACCATTAGCTCCGCCGGTGTTGCGGGCGTGGGCGGCGGCGCGACCTTCGCTGCGCTGATCGTTCTGCCTGCGCTTGGACTGCCGGTGACGCTGGTTGCCCTGCTGATCTCTGTTGAACCGCTGATCGACATGGGTCGTACCGCCCTGAACGTGAGTGGCTCAATGACCGCCGGTACCCTGACCAGCCAGTGGCTGAAGCAGACCGACAAAACAATTCTCGACAGTGAAGATGATGCCGAACTGGCCCATCGTTAA